A single Syngnathoides biaculeatus isolate LvHL_M chromosome 18, ASM1980259v1, whole genome shotgun sequence DNA region contains:
- the LOC133492167 gene encoding core histone macro-H2A.1 isoform X3 produces the protein MSRGNASSTAERECRRGGPRPPRAAPRLSPSMSSRGGKKKLTKTSRSTKAGVIFPVGRMLRYIKRGLPKYRIGVGAPVYLAAVLEYLTAEILELAGNAARDNKKGRVTPRHILLAIANDEELNQLLKGVTIAAGGVLPNIHPELLAKKRGAKGKLETPLSPAPEKKAKPAKKTPSKKTSGKKGAGRAKKQGEASKTASADSTTEGSPADSFTVLSTKSLFLGQKLQVVQADISVVESDAVIHPTNSAFFTGGEVGSALEKKGGKELVEAVLEMKKKNGPLVVAGAVLTAGFGLPAKYVIHCNSPVWGSDKCEEMLEKTVKNCLGLADEKKLKSVAFPSIGSGRNGFPKQTAAQVILKAISSYFVATMSSTIKTVYFVLFDSESIGIYVQEMAKLEAS, from the exons ATGTCGCGGGGAAACGCTTCTTCGACGGCGGAGCGTGAATGTCGTCGCGGCGGCCC GAGGCCCCCACGAGCGGCACCCCGCCTGTCGCCAAGCATGTCGAGTCGAGGAGGCAAGAAGAAGCTGACCAAGACGTCGCGCTCCACCAAAGCGGGCGTCATCTTCCCGGTGGGCCGCATGCTGCGCTACATCAAGCGCGGCCTGCCCAAGTACCGCATCGGCGTGGGCGCGCCCGTCTACCTGGCGGCTGTTCTCGAGTACCTGACCG CCGAAATCCTGGAGCTGGCGGGCAACGCGGCCCGAGACAACAAGAAGGGACGCGTCACGCCGCGCCACATCCTGCTCGCCATCGCCAACGATGAGGAACTCAACCAG CTCCTGAAGGGCGTGACCATTGCGGCGGGCGGCGTCCTGCCCAACATCCACCCCGAGCTCTTGGCCAAGAAGCGCGGCGCCAAAGGCAAGCTGGAAACGCCCCTCTCGCCCGCCCCGGAGAAGAAGGCCAAGCCGGCCAAGAAGACGCCGAGCAAGAAGACGAGCGGCAAGAAGGGCGCCGGCAGGGCCAAG AAACAGGGCGAGGCCAGCAAGACGGCGTCGGCGGACAGCACCACCGAGGGCTCGCCGGCCGACAGCTTCACCGTGTTGTCCACCAAGAGCCTCTTCCTGGGTCAAAAA TTGCAAGTTGTCCAAGCCGACATTTCCGTAGTGGAGAGCGACGCTGTCATTCACCCGACCAACTCTGCCTTCTTTACGGGCGGTGAAGTAG GTTCTGCCCTAGAAAAGAAGGGCGGCAAGGAGTTAGTTGAAGCGGTTctggaaatgaagaaaaagaacgGGCCCCTCGTTGTGGCGGGAG CGGTGTTAACCGCCGGCTTCGGCCTCCCCGCCAAATACGTGATTCACTGCAACAGTCCGGTGTGGGGCTCGGACAAGTGCGAGGAGATGCTGGAAAAGACGGTGAAGAACTGCCTGGGCCTGGCCGACGAGAAAAAGCTCAAGTCGGTGGCCTTCCCGTCCATCGGCAGCGGAAG GAACGGCTTTCCGAAGCAGACGGCGGCCCAGGTGATCCTGAAGGCCATCTCCAGCTACTTCGTGGCCACCATGTCGTCCACCATCAAGACGGTTTACTTCGTGCTGTTCGACAGCGAGAGCATCGGCATCTACGTGCAGGAAATGGCCAAGCTGGAGGCCAGCTAG
- the LOC133492167 gene encoding core histone macro-H2A.1 isoform X2, with protein MSRGNASSTAERECRRGGPRPPRAAPRLSPSMSSRGGKKKLTKTSRSTKAGVIFPVGRMLRYIKRGLPKYRIGVGAPVYLAAVLEYLTAEILELAGNAARDNKKGRVTPRHILLAIANDEELNQLLKGVTIAAGGVLPNIHPELLAKKRGAKGKLETPLSPAPEKKAKPAKKTPSKKTSGKKGAGRAKKQGEASKTASADSTTEGSPADSFTVLSTKSLFLGQKLNLIHSEVSNLAGFDVEGVINPTNAEIELKDDLGSALEKKGGKELVEAVLEMKKKNGPLVVAGAVLTAGFGLPAKYVIHCNSPVWGSDKCEEMLEKTVKNCLGLADEKKLKSVAFPSIGSGRNGFPKQTAAQVILKAISSYFVATMSSTIKTVYFVLFDSESIGIYVQEMAKLEAS; from the exons ATGTCGCGGGGAAACGCTTCTTCGACGGCGGAGCGTGAATGTCGTCGCGGCGGCCC GAGGCCCCCACGAGCGGCACCCCGCCTGTCGCCAAGCATGTCGAGTCGAGGAGGCAAGAAGAAGCTGACCAAGACGTCGCGCTCCACCAAAGCGGGCGTCATCTTCCCGGTGGGCCGCATGCTGCGCTACATCAAGCGCGGCCTGCCCAAGTACCGCATCGGCGTGGGCGCGCCCGTCTACCTGGCGGCTGTTCTCGAGTACCTGACCG CCGAAATCCTGGAGCTGGCGGGCAACGCGGCCCGAGACAACAAGAAGGGACGCGTCACGCCGCGCCACATCCTGCTCGCCATCGCCAACGATGAGGAACTCAACCAG CTCCTGAAGGGCGTGACCATTGCGGCGGGCGGCGTCCTGCCCAACATCCACCCCGAGCTCTTGGCCAAGAAGCGCGGCGCCAAAGGCAAGCTGGAAACGCCCCTCTCGCCCGCCCCGGAGAAGAAGGCCAAGCCGGCCAAGAAGACGCCGAGCAAGAAGACGAGCGGCAAGAAGGGCGCCGGCAGGGCCAAG AAACAGGGCGAGGCCAGCAAGACGGCGTCGGCGGACAGCACCACCGAGGGCTCGCCGGCCGACAGCTTCACCGTGTTGTCCACCAAGAGCCTCTTCCTGGGTCAAAAA CTCAACCTCATCCACAGCGAGGTCAGTAACTTGGCCGGCTTTGACGTGGAGGGGGTCATCAACCCCACAAACGCCGAAATTGAGCTAAAAGACGATCTAG GTTCTGCCCTAGAAAAGAAGGGCGGCAAGGAGTTAGTTGAAGCGGTTctggaaatgaagaaaaagaacgGGCCCCTCGTTGTGGCGGGAG CGGTGTTAACCGCCGGCTTCGGCCTCCCCGCCAAATACGTGATTCACTGCAACAGTCCGGTGTGGGGCTCGGACAAGTGCGAGGAGATGCTGGAAAAGACGGTGAAGAACTGCCTGGGCCTGGCCGACGAGAAAAAGCTCAAGTCGGTGGCCTTCCCGTCCATCGGCAGCGGAAG GAACGGCTTTCCGAAGCAGACGGCGGCCCAGGTGATCCTGAAGGCCATCTCCAGCTACTTCGTGGCCACCATGTCGTCCACCATCAAGACGGTTTACTTCGTGCTGTTCGACAGCGAGAGCATCGGCATCTACGTGCAGGAAATGGCCAAGCTGGAGGCCAGCTAG
- the LOC133492167 gene encoding core histone macro-H2A.1 isoform X1 — MSRGNASSTAERECRRGGPRPPRAAPRLSPSMSSRGGKKKLTKTSRSTKAGVIFPVGRMLRYIKRGLPKYRIGVGAPVYLAAVLEYLTAEILELAGNAARDNKKGRVTPRHILLAIANDEELNQLLKGVTIAAGGVLPNIHPELLAKKRGAKGKLETPLSPAPEKKAKPAKKTPSKKTSGKKGAGRAKVRRRRWRSPRGRSDVFAALQKQGEASKTASADSTTEGSPADSFTVLSTKSLFLGQKLNLIHSEVSNLAGFDVEGVINPTNAEIELKDDLGSALEKKGGKELVEAVLEMKKKNGPLVVAGAVLTAGFGLPAKYVIHCNSPVWGSDKCEEMLEKTVKNCLGLADEKKLKSVAFPSIGSGRNGFPKQTAAQVILKAISSYFVATMSSTIKTVYFVLFDSESIGIYVQEMAKLEAS, encoded by the exons ATGTCGCGGGGAAACGCTTCTTCGACGGCGGAGCGTGAATGTCGTCGCGGCGGCCC GAGGCCCCCACGAGCGGCACCCCGCCTGTCGCCAAGCATGTCGAGTCGAGGAGGCAAGAAGAAGCTGACCAAGACGTCGCGCTCCACCAAAGCGGGCGTCATCTTCCCGGTGGGCCGCATGCTGCGCTACATCAAGCGCGGCCTGCCCAAGTACCGCATCGGCGTGGGCGCGCCCGTCTACCTGGCGGCTGTTCTCGAGTACCTGACCG CCGAAATCCTGGAGCTGGCGGGCAACGCGGCCCGAGACAACAAGAAGGGACGCGTCACGCCGCGCCACATCCTGCTCGCCATCGCCAACGATGAGGAACTCAACCAG CTCCTGAAGGGCGTGACCATTGCGGCGGGCGGCGTCCTGCCCAACATCCACCCCGAGCTCTTGGCCAAGAAGCGCGGCGCCAAAGGCAAGCTGGAAACGCCCCTCTCGCCCGCCCCGGAGAAGAAGGCCAAGCCGGCCAAGAAGACGCCGAGCAAGAAGACGAGCGGCAAGAAGGGCGCCGGCAGGGCCAAGGTACGCCGGCGGCGTTGGCGGTCGCCCCGGGGACGTTCTGACGTTTTTGCCGCTCTGCAGAAACAGGGCGAGGCCAGCAAGACGGCGTCGGCGGACAGCACCACCGAGGGCTCGCCGGCCGACAGCTTCACCGTGTTGTCCACCAAGAGCCTCTTCCTGGGTCAAAAA CTCAACCTCATCCACAGCGAGGTCAGTAACTTGGCCGGCTTTGACGTGGAGGGGGTCATCAACCCCACAAACGCCGAAATTGAGCTAAAAGACGATCTAG GTTCTGCCCTAGAAAAGAAGGGCGGCAAGGAGTTAGTTGAAGCGGTTctggaaatgaagaaaaagaacgGGCCCCTCGTTGTGGCGGGAG CGGTGTTAACCGCCGGCTTCGGCCTCCCCGCCAAATACGTGATTCACTGCAACAGTCCGGTGTGGGGCTCGGACAAGTGCGAGGAGATGCTGGAAAAGACGGTGAAGAACTGCCTGGGCCTGGCCGACGAGAAAAAGCTCAAGTCGGTGGCCTTCCCGTCCATCGGCAGCGGAAG GAACGGCTTTCCGAAGCAGACGGCGGCCCAGGTGATCCTGAAGGCCATCTCCAGCTACTTCGTGGCCACCATGTCGTCCACCATCAAGACGGTTTACTTCGTGCTGTTCGACAGCGAGAGCATCGGCATCTACGTGCAGGAAATGGCCAAGCTGGAGGCCAGCTAG
- the LOC133492167 gene encoding core histone macro-H2A.1 isoform X4, with the protein MSSRGGKKKLTKTSRSTKAGVIFPVGRMLRYIKRGLPKYRIGVGAPVYLAAVLEYLTAEILELAGNAARDNKKGRVTPRHILLAIANDEELNQLLKGVTIAAGGVLPNIHPELLAKKRGAKGKLETPLSPAPEKKAKPAKKTPSKKTSGKKGAGRAKVRRRRWRSPRGRSDVFAALQKQGEASKTASADSTTEGSPADSFTVLSTKSLFLGQKLNLIHSEVSNLAGFDVEGVINPTNAEIELKDDLGSALEKKGGKELVEAVLEMKKKNGPLVVAGAVLTAGFGLPAKYVIHCNSPVWGSDKCEEMLEKTVKNCLGLADEKKLKSVAFPSIGSGRNGFPKQTAAQVILKAISSYFVATMSSTIKTVYFVLFDSESIGIYVQEMAKLEAS; encoded by the exons ATGTCGAGTCGAGGAGGCAAGAAGAAGCTGACCAAGACGTCGCGCTCCACCAAAGCGGGCGTCATCTTCCCGGTGGGCCGCATGCTGCGCTACATCAAGCGCGGCCTGCCCAAGTACCGCATCGGCGTGGGCGCGCCCGTCTACCTGGCGGCTGTTCTCGAGTACCTGACCG CCGAAATCCTGGAGCTGGCGGGCAACGCGGCCCGAGACAACAAGAAGGGACGCGTCACGCCGCGCCACATCCTGCTCGCCATCGCCAACGATGAGGAACTCAACCAG CTCCTGAAGGGCGTGACCATTGCGGCGGGCGGCGTCCTGCCCAACATCCACCCCGAGCTCTTGGCCAAGAAGCGCGGCGCCAAAGGCAAGCTGGAAACGCCCCTCTCGCCCGCCCCGGAGAAGAAGGCCAAGCCGGCCAAGAAGACGCCGAGCAAGAAGACGAGCGGCAAGAAGGGCGCCGGCAGGGCCAAGGTACGCCGGCGGCGTTGGCGGTCGCCCCGGGGACGTTCTGACGTTTTTGCCGCTCTGCAGAAACAGGGCGAGGCCAGCAAGACGGCGTCGGCGGACAGCACCACCGAGGGCTCGCCGGCCGACAGCTTCACCGTGTTGTCCACCAAGAGCCTCTTCCTGGGTCAAAAA CTCAACCTCATCCACAGCGAGGTCAGTAACTTGGCCGGCTTTGACGTGGAGGGGGTCATCAACCCCACAAACGCCGAAATTGAGCTAAAAGACGATCTAG GTTCTGCCCTAGAAAAGAAGGGCGGCAAGGAGTTAGTTGAAGCGGTTctggaaatgaagaaaaagaacgGGCCCCTCGTTGTGGCGGGAG CGGTGTTAACCGCCGGCTTCGGCCTCCCCGCCAAATACGTGATTCACTGCAACAGTCCGGTGTGGGGCTCGGACAAGTGCGAGGAGATGCTGGAAAAGACGGTGAAGAACTGCCTGGGCCTGGCCGACGAGAAAAAGCTCAAGTCGGTGGCCTTCCCGTCCATCGGCAGCGGAAG GAACGGCTTTCCGAAGCAGACGGCGGCCCAGGTGATCCTGAAGGCCATCTCCAGCTACTTCGTGGCCACCATGTCGTCCACCATCAAGACGGTTTACTTCGTGCTGTTCGACAGCGAGAGCATCGGCATCTACGTGCAGGAAATGGCCAAGCTGGAGGCCAGCTAG